From a single Saccharomyces kudriavzevii IFO 1802 strain IFO1802 genome assembly, chromosome: 15 genomic region:
- the SHR5 gene encoding Shr5p (similar to Saccharomyces cerevisiae SHR5 (YOL110W); ancestral locus Anc_3.66) → MCDSHQKEEDSASASESALFFNYHEFSYSFYEDLGSEDAKPTEHDGDHKLCITHFPNVYAARGSAEFQVTRVVRVPRRFDESRSSLEAPQFSTQLPGSEPAAIVGDDVAGFVRRGRYDIGGHVFGYTSVSPLSDHLSRAEFADVVNRVNGYLLRKQGEVYGWRNLSGVVLDALTGGLWSWIVGPLLSGPVFQESLTLEQYVAQLNSPGGLLYERGVRLVPPRRSGCLSLDFVVPRPE, encoded by the coding sequence ATGTGCGATAGccatcaaaaagaagaagatagtGCAAGTGCGAGCGAAAGCGCGTTGTTCTTCAACTATCATGAATTTTCCTATTCGTTCTACGAAGACCTCGGTTCCGAGGACGCTAAACCCACAGAACACGACGGGGACCACAAATTGTGTATTACGCATTTCCCGAATGTGTATGCTGCCCGGGGCTCGGCTGAATTTCAGGTGACCCGGGTGGTACGGGTGCCTCGTCGGTTTGATGAGTCCCGGAGCAGTTTAGAAGCGCCACAGTTCAGCACGCAGCTGCCCGGCAGCGAGCCGGCGGCGATCGTCGGAGACGATGTCGCCGGATTTGTGCGGCGCGGGCGCTACGATATTGGAGGTCACGTGTTTGGCTACACTTCCGTGTCGCCACTGTCAGACCACCTTAGCAGAGCAGAGTTCGCGGATGTGGTGAACCGGGTAAACGGGTACTTGCTGCGGAAGCAAGGTGAGGTGTACGGGTGGCGTAACTTGAGTGGTGTTGTTCTCGACGCGCTCACGGGCGGTCTGTGGAGCTGGATTGTAGGGCCCCTTCTTTCCGGCCCTGTGTTTCAGGAGTCTCTCACGCTAGAACAGTACGTGGCGCAGCTGAATTCGCCGGGCGGTTTGCTCTACGAGCGCGGTGTGCGCCTAGTCCCGCCCCGACGGTCTGGGTGCCTATCCCTGGATTTCGTCGTGCCTCGACCCGAATAG
- the MDY2 gene encoding Mdy2p (similar to Saccharomyces cerevisiae MDY2 (YOL111C); ancestral locus Anc_3.65), whose translation MSTSVSGPEHEFVSKFLTLATLSDPKLPKNYIRPLKDVANLGVPLPTLKYKYKQNHAKKLKLQQDEGGKTDAAVHLTLKKIQAPKFSIEHDFCPSDTVLQIKQHLIDEEKASHVSEIKLLLKGKVLHDNLFLSDLKIGPANSTITVMTKPNPTVAKESEVTKPTPSPSPASAPVQELTVPWDDIEALLNDKFKNNQPAAELIMERLQKGWSLTK comes from the coding sequence ATGAGCACATCCGTCAGCGGCCCAGAACACGAGTTTGTTAGTAAATTCTTGACCTTAGCTACGCTATCTGACCCGAAGCTACCAAAAAACTACATTCGGCCTCTAAAGGATGTTGCCAATTTGGGTGTTCCATTACCCACTTTGAAATACAAATACAAACAGAATCACGCCAAGAAGTTAAAACTGCAACAAGATGAAGGGGGAAAAACGGACGCCGCCGTGCACTTGaccttgaagaaaattcaagcaCCTAAGTTCTCCATTGAGCATGATTTCTGCCCATCAGACACCGTCTTACAGATAAAACAGCACTTGATCGACGAGGAAAAAGCGTCCCATGTGAGCGAAATCAAATTGCTTCTAAAAGGCAAAGTTCTCCACGATAACCTGTTCTTGTCGGACCTGAAGATCGGACCTGCAAACTCCACAATTACTGTGATGACTAAACCGAATCCGACGGTCGCCAAGGAGTCCGAAGTAACAAAACCCACTCCTTCTCCCTCCCCTGCGTCTGCTCCGGTACAAGAATTGACTGTCCCTTGGGATGACATCGAAGCCTTACTGAACGACAAGTTCAAGAACAACCAGCCTGCGGCTGAACTGATCATGGAGCGTCTACAAAAAGGCTGGTCTCTGACTAAATAA
- the ZEO1 gene encoding Zeo1p (similar to Saccharomyces cerevisiae ZEO1 (YOL109W); ancestral locus Anc_3.71) encodes MSEIQNKAETAAQDAQQKLEETKETLQNKGQEVKEQAEASFDNLKNEATPEAEQVKKEEQKLANGVEQKKTEAANKVEETKKQTTAAVNDKKENKKEGGFLKKLNRKIAAIFN; translated from the coding sequence atgtctGAAATCCAAAACAAAGCTGAAACTGCCGCCCAAGACGCCCAACAAAAGTTGGAAGAAACCAAAGAAACCTTGCAAAACAAGGGCCAAGAAGTGAAGGAACAAGCTGAAGCTTCTTTCGATAACTTGAAGAACGAAGCTACCCCAGAAGCTGAACAAgtgaagaaggaagaacaaaaattggCTAACGGTGTCgaacaaaagaaaacggAAGCTGCTAACAAGGTTGAAGAAACTAAGAAGCAAACTACCGCTGCCGTTAACGAtaagaaggaaaacaaaaaggaaggtggtttcttgaagaaattgaaccGCAAAATTGCtgccattttcaattaa
- the SKM1 gene encoding putative serine/threonine protein kinase SKM1 (similar to Saccharomyces cerevisiae CLA4 (YNL298W) and SKM1 (YOL113W); ancestral locus Anc_3.60), whose product MKGIKKEGWISYKADGMFSFLWQKRYLILNDSYLLFYKNDRLNEEPVLSVALTSISNVSRIQLKQNCFEILRATDQRDNLSAINSYFYESNSKRSIFVSTGTERDLHGWLDAIFAKCPLLSGVSSPTNFTHKVHVGFDPKMGNFVGVPDGWAKLLQTSEITYDDWNRNSKAVIKALQFYEDYNGLDTIQSEKQTHTSLGLKPLKSPTKYIVNKRSNSIKRSLSKTLRKNKTDSILPAYQSELKPFPRSFEDNNSVTSIKNSKLYDEDGMHVSKDYVAYLQTKQLEKREQQAIQQHFRRHDSNAILKPHRAAPSAPIAKDHDGGIRAPTEDLLELKDAGNFDEIIMKMKTVAIDVNPRPYFQMIEKAGQGASGAVYLSKRIKLPQENDLRFLNSHCHRIVKERVAIKQIHLSKQPKKQLIMNELLVMNDSHHENIVNFLEAYIIDDEELWVIMEYMEGGCLTDILDAAVGSNDGKKSSALNESQISYIVRETCQGLKFLHGNNIIHRDIKSDNILLNSRGLVKITDFGFCVELTEKRSKRATMVGTPYWMAPEIVNQKQYDEKVDVWSLGIMLIEMVEGEPPYLNEDPLKALYLIANNGSPRLRHAELVSNKTRQFLDACLQVKVEMRASVRKLLTFEFLSLACGPEEFKLAIKWR is encoded by the coding sequence ATGAAGGGtataaaaaaggaaggaTGGATATCTTATAAAGCGGATGGAATGTTCTCGTTCTTATGGCAAAAAAGGTACTTGATATTGAATGATTCGTATCTATTGttttacaaaaatgataGGCTCAATGAGGAACCCGTTTTATCCGTGGCTTTGACTAGCATATCAAACGTTAGCAGGATACAATTGAAGCAAAATTGTTTTGAGATTCTTCGAGCAACAGATCAAAGGGACAACTTATCCGCCATAAATTCCTATTTTTATGAATCCAATTCCAAAAGATCAATATTCGTATCCACAGGAACCGAGAGAGATTTGCATGGTTGGCTCGATGCTATTTTTGCCAAATGCCCACTATTGAGCGGTGTTTCATCACCAACTAATTTTACACATAAAGTGCATGTTGGGTTTGACCCGAAAATGGGTAATTTTGTTGGGGTGCCTGATGGTTGGGCTAAACTACTACAAACCTCAGAAATTACCTACGACGATTGGAATAGAAATTCAAAGGCCGTTATCAAAGCATTGCAATTTTATGAGGATTACAATGGGCTAGACACCATTCAGTCCGAAAAGCAGACCCATACAAGTTTAGGTTTGAAGCCTTTGAAAAGTCCGACAAAGTATATTGTCAACAAGAGAAGTAACTCTATCAAAAGATCATTGAGTAAGACGCTCAGGAAAAACAAGACGGATTCCATTCTGCCTGCATATCAATCCGAACTTAAGCCTTTTCCCAGATCTTTCGAAGATAACAATAGTGTCACCAGTATAAAGAATTCTAAACTGTATGACGAAGATGGAATGCACGTCAGTAAAGACTATGTAGCATATCTCCAAACAAAACAATTAGAAAAGAGAGAACAGCAAGCTATTCAACAGCATTTTCGAAGGCATGACAGTAATGCGATATTAAAGCCTCACAGGGCAGCGCCATCCGCGCCTATCGCAAAGGATCATGATGGCGGAATCAGAGCGCCCACAGAGGATCTTCTTGAACTGAAGGACGCAGGTAATTTCGatgaaataataatgaagatgaagactGTGGCAATTGATGTAAACCCGAGACCGTATTTCCAGATGATAGAAAAGGCAGGCCAGGGAGCTAGCGGCGCAGTATATTTAtcgaaaagaataaagCTGCcccaagaaaatgatttgagatttttgaattcacATTGTCATCGAATTGTAAAAGAAAGGGTGGCTATAAAGCAAATACATTTGTCTAAGCAACCTAAGAAACAGCTGATCATGAATGAACTTTTGGTGATGAACGACTCTCATCACGAAAATATTgtcaattttcttgaagcctatatcattgatgatgaagaattatGGGTTATCATGGAGTACATGGAAGGTGGTTGTTTAACGGACATATTGGATGCTGCCGTAGGAAGTAATGATGGTAAGAAATCATCGGCACTGAATGAAAGTCAAatctcttatatagtaagAGAGACGTGTCAAGGTTTGAAGTTTTTACACGGCAATAACATTATACATAGGGATATTAAATCTGATAATATTTTGCTTAATTCTAGAGGATTGGTCAAAATTACAGACTTCGGATTTTGCGTAGAACTAAcagagaaaagaagtaaaCGAGCCACCATGGTGGGTACCCCATACTGGATGGCGCCTGAAATAGTGAATCAGAAGCAATATGATGAGAAGGTCGACGTCTGGTCACTTGGGATAATGCTCATTGAAATGGTAGAAGGAGAACCTCCTTATTTGAATGAAGATCCCTTAAAGGCATTATATTTGATAGCTAATAATGGTTCACCAAGATTGCGACATGCAGAATTGGTGTCTAACAAAACTAGACAATTTTTGGATGCCTGCTTGCAAGTGAAGGTTGAAATGAGAGCGTCAGTGAGGAAATTGCTAAcatttgaatttttatCACTGGCGTGTGGCCCTGAGGAGTTCAAATTGGCCATAAAGTGGCGTTAA
- the MSB4 gene encoding Rab GTPase-activating protein MSB4 (similar to Saccharomyces cerevisiae MSB3 (YNL293W) and MSB4 (YOL112W); ancestral locus Anc_3.64), whose product MIMPSNTPNEALLIPNEGVLDTISSFNEDGANYSVLDLYDDDEENDGSSLIEQREILTTRELEKAKAFTSLVMADPENFDRYGFGKKSYFISQEEYDKWWTEYSRYSERRKKKWENYLCKNKIDLHNDNPLLYPARNEELRKFVRKGIPAEWRGNAWWHFAGGQHKLDANVGVYDNLKSDCRKGAVSGKDMEAIERDLYRTFPDNIHFHKESFQIGEPAMIQSLRQVLMTFSVYNTAIGYCQSMNFLVGLLLLFMDEEKTFWMLVIITSKYLPGVYESDLEGANVDQGVLVLCIKEYLPEIWSHIESSYMNGNGSNEQVSEPKSDQQYLNRLPTLTLCTASWFMSCFVGVVPIETTLRIWDCLFYEESHFLFKVALGILKLSESEFLESKSQKLFRQYSSYPFGSGADTDSTFKKLKNKIKTQEEADMEILQVIQNFPKRLLNPNEIFEKVLMKKKMALNSITQEKIDQDRGYVAMERSRQRGSSRPKEKKAE is encoded by the coding sequence ATGATAATGCCATCAAATACACCAAATGAAGCCCTCTTGATACCGAACGAAGGTGTTTTGGACACGATCTCGTCATTTAATGAAGATGGTGCAAATTATAGCGTGCTTGATTTATACGATGACGACGAGGAAAATGACGGTAGTTCTTTGATAGAACAAAGAGAGATTTTAACGACGCGAGAGCTAGAGAAAGCAAAGGCATTCACTAGCTTAGTCATGGCAGAccctgaaaattttgatagaTATGgatttggcaaaaaaagttatttCATTAGccaagaagaatatgataAATGGTGGACAGAATACAGCAGATATAgcgaaagaagaaaaaaaaaatgggagAACTATCTGTGTAAGAATAAAATTGATCTTCACAACGACAATCCTTTACTATATCCTGCAAGAAACGAAGAATTGAGAAAATTTGTCAGAAAAGGTATACCGGCAGAATGGAGAGGGAATGCATGGTGGCATTTTGCCGGAGGTCAGCATAAATTGGACGCCAACGTTGGAGTTTACgacaatttgaaaagtgaTTGTCGTAAGGGCGCTGTTTCAGGGAAGGATATGGAAGCGATAGAAAGGGATCTTTACCGAACTTTCCCAGATAATATACATTTTCACAAGGAATCGTTTCAAATCGGGGAACCTGCAATGATCCAGTCATTACGTCAAGTCCTAATGACTTTTTCCGTTTATAACACGGCTATTGGATACTGCCAATCGATGAACTTCCTCGTTGGCTTGCTATTATTGTTCATGGATGAGGAGAAAACATTTTGGATGCTGGTTATAATTACGAGCAAGTATTTGCCTGGTGTGTATGAATCTGATTTGGAGGGTGCGAACGTGGACCAAGGGGTCTTGGTGCTGTGCATTAAGGAGTATCTACCTGAGATATGGTCACATATCGAATCGTCGTATATGAACGGCAACGGCAGTAATGAGCAAGTGTCCGAGCCAAAATCAGACCAACAATATCTTAATAGACTTCCTACTCTGACCTTATGCACGGCAAGTTGGTTTATGAGCTGTTTTGTTGGTGTGGTACCCATCGAAACGACGCTGAGGATATGGGACTGCCTATTTTATGAAGAGTCTCATTTCTTATTTAAAGTAGCGCTAGGGATACTAAAATTGAGCGAAAGCGAATTTCTGGAGAGCAAAAGCCAAAAACTGTTCAGACAATACTCTTCATATCCATTTGGCAGCGGTGCCGATACTGATtccactttcaaaaaattgaagaacaagatcAAGACGCAAGAGGAAGCAGATATGGAGATTTTGCAAgtgattcaaaatttcccGAAGCGTTTGCTAAACCCAAACGAAATCTTCGAGAAGGTGCtcatgaagaagaagatggcGTTGAATAGCATAactcaagaaaaaattgatcaaGACAGGGGATATGTGGCGATGGAGAGGAGCAGGCAAAGGGGAAGTAGCCGCccaaaggagaaaaaagcagaatAA